A genomic segment from Glycine soja cultivar W05 chromosome 20, ASM419377v2, whole genome shotgun sequence encodes:
- the LOC114402257 gene encoding cyclic dof factor 1-like has translation MSEVKDPAIKLFGRTISLPHTHINDSFSSASASGPACAPSSSSSPREVTSSATQQQHEPEEPSRKVLTSSQDDDDASHQTTEDLKSSTTSSGIFENPKTPSAETETSIPKSSTNGEKSEKSASEEKTLKKPDKVLPCPRCNSMETKFCYYNNYNVNQPRHFCKNCQRYWTAGGTMRNVPAGAGRRKNKNSSATVSHYRHIMFSEGLQGATLNAPNGLHNAVMTFGPDSPLCDTMASMLNIAERAQSCVPNGFHVTEPNSFVSYRKEEEEEDGTSGHSTGVNSVATTSTLSHSGSHESLDKKVVEGFTPQFPYFPSAPWPYPIPPPTFFPQGYPLSLYTTPAYWSYMPPSWNNNISAISPQSSVNNSVSNPTLGKHSRDGNIIASSNSQREMHDMEHNSSEHNALIPKTLRIDDPREAAKSSISMWSKLGIKNDDKASSGGLFKAFPSSKGNDINHQMVEASSPVLQANPAALSRSLTFREQT, from the exons ATGTCAGAGGTTAAGGACCCTGCGATAAAGCTTTTTGGAAGGACAATTTCGctgccacacacacacatcaatgattctttttcttctgcttCTGCTTCAGGACCTGCTTGTGCCCCTTCATCTTCCTCTTCTCCTCGTGAAGTTACCTCTTCTGCAACACAACAACAGCATGAACCTGAG GAACCATCAAGGAAAGTACTTACCTCATCacaagatgatgatgatgcctCACATCAAACCACAGAGGATTTGAAATCTTCCACAACATCTTCAGGCATATTTGAGAATCCTAAGACTCCCTCAGCAGAAACCGAGACATCAATACCGAAATCCTCCACAAATGGAGAAAAAAGCGAGAAAAGTGCTTCTGAAGAAAAAACACTAAAGAAACCTGACAAGGTACTTCCATGCCCGCGATGCAATAGCATGGAAACCAAATTCTGTTACTACAACAACTACAATGTCAACCAACCTCGCCATTTCTGCAAGAACTGCCAGAGATACTGGACAGCTGGAGGTACAATGAGAAATGTGCCGGCAGGAGCCGGTCGTCGAAAGAACAAGAATTCCTCGGCGACTGTGTCACATTACCGGCACATAATGTTCTCTGAAGGGCTTCAGGGAGCCACACTCAATGCCCCCAATGGATTGCATAATGCTGTTATGACCTTTGGTCCTGATTCTCCCCTTTGTGATACGATGGCATCTATGTTGAACATTGCTGAGAGAGCACAAAGTTGTGTTCCAAATGGGTTTCATGTAACTGAGCCAAATAGTTTTGTTTCCTATagaaaggaggaggaggaggaggatggTACTAGTGGTCACTCTACTGGAGTTAATTCTGTTGCAACAACATCAACTTTAAGCCATAGTGGCTCACATGAATCATTGGATAAAAAAGTTGTTGAAGGTTTCACTCCTCAATTTCCATACTTTCCAAGTGCACCTTGGCCTTATCCTATCCCTCCTCCTACATTTTTCCCACAAGGGTACCCTTTATCATTGTATACTACACCTGCATATTGGAGTTATATGCCACCCTCTTGGAATAACAATATATCAGCTATCTCACCCCAATCTTCTGTTAACAACTCTGTCTCTAACCCTACTTTGGGGAAACACTCAAGGGATGGAAACATCATTGCTTCATCCAATTCACAAAGAGAAATGCATGACATGGAGCACAACAGCTCAGAACACAATGCCTTGATCCCCAAGACACTTAGAATTGATGACCCTAGAGAAGCTGCAAAGAGTTCCATTTCCATGTGGTCAAAACTAGGGATCAAGAATGATGACAAGGCCAGTTCCGGAGGCCTTTTCAAGGCTTTTCCATCATCCAAGGGAAATGATATCAATCATCAAATGGTTGAAGCATCATCGCCGGTGTTGCAGGCCAACCCTGCGGCTCTATCGCGGTCTCTTACCTTCCGCGAGCAGACCTAA